One genomic segment of Helianthus annuus cultivar XRQ/B chromosome 14, HanXRQr2.0-SUNRISE, whole genome shotgun sequence includes these proteins:
- the LOC110908481 gene encoding exportin-4 isoform X1, translating to MLQLLQKLCTKDMVDVSSAASDDQQTSISQVIYVGVHIVSTLITIEMLKYPKLCYDHFALLSHMLEVYPEMIPKLNHEAFSHISGTLDYGLHHQDEEIVGTCLRSLRALAFYHYNEREGGRDGLGPHGTDADGNFQDGILSKFLRSLMQLLLFEDYSMDLVGGAADALFPLIPGISTFF from the exons ATGCTACAGCTTCTTCAAAAACTTTGCACAAAAGATATG GTTGACGTTTCGTCCGCTGCCAGTGACGATCAGCAGACAAGCATTTCTCAG GTTATATATGTTGGTGTTCACATTGTTAGCACTCTGATAACAATAGAAATGTTGAAGTATCCTAAGCTTTGTTATGAT CACTTTGCTCTGCTGTCACATATGCTGGAGGTTTATCCTGAAATGATTCCGAAACTAAACCATGAAGCCTTCAGTCATATTTCCGGAACTCTTGATTATGGTCTCCATCACCAG GATGAAGAGATCGTTGGCACGTGTCTAAGATCTCTGAGAGCACTTGCATTTTACCACTATAATGAAAGAGAGGGCGGTAGAGATGGGCTAGGTCCACATGGTACAGACGCTGATGGAAATTTTCAGGATGGCATTCTTAGTAAATTTTTGCGATCGTTAATGCAACTACTGCTCTTTGAGGATTACAG CATGGATCTTGTAGGAGGTGCAGCTGATGCTCTTTTCCCGTTAATACCAGGTATCTCTACTTTCTTTTGA
- the LOC110908481 gene encoding exportin-4 isoform X2 has translation MLQLLQKLCTKDMVDVSSAASDDQQTSISQVIYVGVHIVSTLITIEMLKYPKLCYDHFALLSHMLEVYPEMIPKLNHEAFSHISGTLDYGLHHQDEEIVGTCLRSLRALAFYHYNEREGGRDGLGPHGTDADGNFQDGILSKFLRSLMQLLLFEDYSMDLVGGAADALFPLIPEIM, from the exons ATGCTACAGCTTCTTCAAAAACTTTGCACAAAAGATATG GTTGACGTTTCGTCCGCTGCCAGTGACGATCAGCAGACAAGCATTTCTCAG GTTATATATGTTGGTGTTCACATTGTTAGCACTCTGATAACAATAGAAATGTTGAAGTATCCTAAGCTTTGTTATGAT CACTTTGCTCTGCTGTCACATATGCTGGAGGTTTATCCTGAAATGATTCCGAAACTAAACCATGAAGCCTTCAGTCATATTTCCGGAACTCTTGATTATGGTCTCCATCACCAG GATGAAGAGATCGTTGGCACGTGTCTAAGATCTCTGAGAGCACTTGCATTTTACCACTATAATGAAAGAGAGGGCGGTAGAGATGGGCTAGGTCCACATGGTACAGACGCTGATGGAAATTTTCAGGATGGCATTCTTAGTAAATTTTTGCGATCGTTAATGCAACTACTGCTCTTTGAGGATTACAG CATGGATCTTGTAGGAGGTGCAGCTGATGCTCTTTTCCCGTTAATACCAG AGATTATGTAA
- the LOC110906782 gene encoding glycine, alanine and asparagine-rich protein-like — MGALPKCDVCQYHHSGQCRLRKCESYGKTDHSKETCWAGTGTGRGGQRGFGNNNRGGNGYGNRPQGGNGGNGNVGNQAGNRGANNNQGGNRNGNGRGPGCLNCGDMGHFKRECPKLNQAQEEFLTSERGKLAKIQMWLLPVS, encoded by the exons ATGGGCGCTCTGCCCAAATGTGATGTATGCCAGTACCATCATTCCGGCCAGTGCAGGTTAAGGAAATGTGAGTCTTACGGGAAGACTGACCATTCGAAGGAAACATGCTGGGCTGGTACTGGTACAGGTCGTGGTGGTCAAAGGGGTTTTGGAAACAACAACCGTGGCGGTAATGGatatgggaaccgcccacaaggaggaaatggcggaaatggaaatgtTGGGAATCAAGCTGGAAACCGTGGAGCGAATAACAATCAAGGTGGTAATAGGAACGGTAATGGTCGAGGACCAGGTTGTTTAAATTGTGGAGACATGGGGCACTTTAAGCGAGAATGCCCAAAGCTCAATCAGGCACAAGAAGAGTTTTTAACATCGGAGCGAGGGAAGCTTGCCAAGATCCAaatgtggttactg CCAGTAAGTTAG